Proteins co-encoded in one Deinococcus planocerae genomic window:
- a CDS encoding family 43 glycosylhydrolase — protein MTRPARLRSALLAPSVLGALLLSGCDRFQPPQTGRTYSNPPVITKADGTRVESCADPDILRGPDSNWYLYCTTDPHNSTDRDVGGNLIFHLISMAKSTDLVNWTYVGDAFTAKPSWVKDDAGLWAPEVVRQGDRYLLYYTASDTKAGGSAIGVATGPTPTGPWTDSGAPVVEPQPAPQPGADPNGRRWVFDPEVLTDASGTRWMYYGSYFGGISVRQLSADGLRTDPATQKEVALDNRYEGAQVVRHEGFYYLMASATNCCGGPLTGYSVFVGRSASPTGPFVDKDGVSLLDPRVGGTPVLSMNGNRWVGPGHNVVFQDAAGRDWTAYHAIDRFDPYIDVTRNINKRPMLLDPVDWVDGWPTVRGGAWASDTPQPAPAARPGEKTAPASPVVANDALGERLDAYSDEFTEATLAPRWTWVRPPAEGVAGLESGTFRFDTQSADLFVDSNNASVLTEDAPAGNYAVEVKLNINLPDSGCCFNYSQGGLVVYGDDNRYLKVAVFSNFNTRQIEFAKEVSAAEAPAGYPRYGNTVLASPGRDTWLRVVRRARGNEETYTGYSSRDGVNWTRGGTWTHSLGQAKIGLVSMGGAGFTTRFDYVRVYRLKD, from the coding sequence ATGACGCGCCCCGCCCGATTGCGCTCCGCCCTGCTCGCCCCCTCCGTTCTCGGCGCCCTGCTCCTGTCGGGGTGCGACCGTTTCCAGCCTCCCCAGACGGGGCGCACCTACTCCAACCCGCCCGTCATCACGAAGGCGGACGGCACCCGCGTCGAGTCCTGCGCCGACCCCGACATCCTGCGGGGCCCGGATTCCAACTGGTATCTCTACTGCACCACCGACCCGCACAACTCCACCGACCGCGACGTGGGCGGCAACCTGATCTTCCACCTCATCAGCATGGCGAAGTCCACCGACCTCGTGAACTGGACGTACGTGGGCGACGCCTTCACGGCCAAGCCGAGCTGGGTGAAGGACGACGCGGGATTGTGGGCCCCCGAGGTGGTCAGGCAGGGGGACAGGTACCTGCTCTACTACACCGCGTCGGACACCAAGGCGGGCGGCAGCGCCATCGGGGTGGCGACCGGGCCCACGCCAACCGGCCCCTGGACGGACAGCGGCGCGCCCGTCGTGGAGCCGCAACCCGCCCCCCAACCCGGCGCGGACCCCAACGGGCGGCGCTGGGTGTTCGACCCCGAGGTCCTGACCGACGCCTCCGGCACCCGCTGGATGTACTACGGGAGCTACTTCGGCGGCATCTCGGTGCGGCAGCTCAGCGCGGACGGGCTGAGGACCGACCCGGCCACCCAGAAGGAAGTCGCCCTCGACAACCGTTACGAGGGCGCCCAGGTCGTGCGGCACGAGGGCTTCTACTACCTGATGGCCTCCGCCACGAACTGCTGCGGCGGGCCGCTGACGGGTTACAGCGTCTTCGTGGGCCGCTCGGCCAGCCCGACGGGGCCCTTCGTGGACAAGGACGGCGTGTCGCTGCTGGACCCCCGCGTGGGCGGCACCCCCGTGCTCAGCATGAACGGCAACCGCTGGGTCGGCCCCGGCCACAACGTCGTCTTCCAGGACGCCGCCGGGCGCGACTGGACCGCCTACCACGCCATCGACCGCTTCGACCCCTACATCGACGTGACGCGGAACATCAACAAGCGCCCGATGCTCCTCGATCCCGTGGACTGGGTGGACGGCTGGCCCACCGTGCGGGGCGGAGCCTGGGCGTCCGACACCCCCCAGCCTGCCCCCGCCGCCCGGCCCGGCGAGAAGACCGCGCCCGCCTCGCCCGTGGTCGCGAACGACGCCTTGGGCGAGAGGCTCGACGCCTACAGCGACGAGTTCACCGAGGCCACCCTCGCCCCCCGCTGGACGTGGGTGCGCCCGCCTGCCGAGGGCGTCGCCGGACTGGAAAGCGGCACCTTCCGCTTCGACACGCAGTCCGCCGACCTTTTCGTGGACAGCAACAACGCGTCCGTGCTGACCGAGGACGCGCCCGCGGGGAACTACGCCGTCGAGGTCAAGCTCAATATCAATCTCCCCGACTCGGGCTGCTGTTTCAACTACTCGCAGGGCGGCCTCGTCGTGTACGGGGACGACAACCGCTACCTCAAGGTCGCCGTGTTCTCCAACTTCAACACCCGTCAGATCGAGTTCGCCAAGGAGGTCTCCGCCGCGGAGGCCCCGGCGGGTTACCCCCGTTACGGCAACACGGTCCTCGCCTCGCCGGGCCGCGATACCTGGCTGCGGGTCGTGCGCCGGGCCAGGGGCAACGAGGAGACCTACACGGGCTACTCCAGCCGCGACGGGGTGAACTGGACACGCGGCGGCACCTGGACCCACTCCCTCGGGCAGGCGAAGATCGGCCTCGTCTCGATGGGTGGGGCGGGCTTCACCACCCGCTTCGACTACGTGCGGGTGTACCGGCTGAAGGACTGA
- a CDS encoding glycoside hydrolase family 43 protein, translating into MRDPLPQDPLYPANFADPFVLLVDGTYYAYGTGLNGREGVRAFEVLSSTDLVHWTSHGGALEPLTPEEQDYWAPEVARNGDTFYLYYSVGQGDKGHHLRVATSNDPLGPFTDLGVNMTPDEPFAIDPHPFQAPDGSWWLFFARDDLTTDRPGTVLAAAELHDMTRLEGTQTILRATGDWQIYQRARTMYGAVYDWHTLEGPFVLYRGGGYHLLYSGGAWTNESYGVGHAVADHPLGPWTEPSPGANVLRTAGHLRGPGHASVTQGGGEDILIFHAWNEERTKRQLHAAPLRWQGGVPSALPESVHS; encoded by the coding sequence ATGCGTGATCCCCTCCCCCAGGACCCCCTCTATCCCGCCAACTTCGCCGATCCCTTCGTGCTCCTCGTGGACGGCACGTACTACGCGTACGGCACCGGCCTCAACGGGCGGGAGGGCGTGCGGGCCTTCGAGGTGCTGTCCTCGACCGACCTCGTTCACTGGACCTCGCACGGGGGGGCGCTGGAGCCGCTGACCCCGGAGGAGCAGGACTACTGGGCACCCGAGGTCGCGCGCAACGGGGACACTTTCTACCTGTATTACTCGGTGGGGCAGGGGGACAAGGGGCACCACCTGCGGGTGGCGACCTCGAATGATCCGCTCGGGCCCTTCACCGACCTCGGCGTGAACATGACGCCGGACGAGCCCTTCGCCATCGACCCGCACCCCTTCCAGGCGCCCGACGGCTCGTGGTGGCTGTTCTTCGCGCGCGACGACCTGACGACCGACCGCCCCGGCACCGTGCTCGCCGCCGCCGAGCTGCACGACATGACGCGGCTGGAGGGGACGCAGACGATCCTGCGCGCGACCGGGGACTGGCAGATCTACCAGCGGGCGCGCACGATGTACGGCGCCGTGTACGACTGGCACACGCTCGAAGGCCCCTTCGTGCTCTACCGGGGCGGCGGGTATCACCTGCTGTACTCGGGGGGCGCGTGGACGAACGAGAGCTACGGGGTGGGGCACGCGGTCGCCGACCACCCGCTCGGCCCGTGGACGGAGCCCAGCCCCGGCGCGAACGTGCTGCGGACCGCCGGGCACCTGCGCGGCCCCGGCCACGCCAGCGTCACCCAGGGCGGCGGCGAGGACATCCTGATCTTCCACGCCTGGAACGAGGAACGCACCAAACGGCAACTCCACGCCGCGCCGCTGCGGTGGCAGGGCGGGGTGCCGTCCGCGCTGCCCGAGTCGGTCCACTCCTGA
- a CDS encoding glycoside hydrolase family 43 protein, which produces MLRAAPRLALALTLGTVLAPASSLAGGAGGTAARPATAAAGTFQNPVLDQNFPDPFILKVGNTYHAYATNSASANVPHAVSRDLVRWEVGGDVMPTLPGWAKLGRTWAPEVARVGNRYVLYFTAWHEESGRQCIGAATSAVPAGPFQPAPGGPLVCQLGEGGSIDASPFRDADGKVYLLWKNDGNCCNQATNIYLQPLDATGLRLTGKETALIQNFQLWEGNVIEAPTLHREGGVYYLLYSAGPFNSDLYAVGYATASRVTGPYRKAPENPILVSKGTVAGPGHQTVITDGAGRTWLAYHAWTAGRIGDDVGYRSLYLDRVTFGGGKVRVSGPTVTPQARPTP; this is translated from the coding sequence GTGCTCAGGGCCGCTCCCCGCCTCGCCCTCGCCCTGACGCTCGGCACCGTGCTCGCCCCGGCCTCCTCCCTCGCGGGGGGGGCTGGGGGCACGGCGGCCCGGCCCGCCACGGCTGCCGCGGGCACCTTCCAGAACCCGGTTCTCGACCAGAACTTCCCCGACCCCTTCATCCTGAAGGTGGGGAACACCTACCACGCCTACGCGACGAACAGCGCGAGCGCCAACGTGCCCCACGCGGTCAGCCGCGACCTCGTGCGCTGGGAGGTGGGCGGCGACGTGATGCCCACGCTGCCGGGCTGGGCCAAGCTGGGCCGCACCTGGGCGCCCGAGGTGGCGCGGGTGGGCAACAGGTACGTCCTGTACTTCACCGCGTGGCACGAGGAGAGCGGGCGCCAGTGCATCGGCGCGGCGACCTCGGCGGTCCCCGCCGGGCCCTTCCAGCCCGCGCCGGGCGGCCCCCTCGTCTGCCAGCTCGGCGAGGGAGGCAGCATCGACGCCAGCCCCTTCCGGGACGCGGACGGCAAGGTCTACCTGCTGTGGAAGAACGACGGCAACTGCTGCAACCAGGCCACCAACATCTACCTCCAGCCCCTCGACGCGACCGGGCTGAGGCTCACCGGCAAGGAGACGGCCCTGATCCAGAACTTCCAGCTCTGGGAGGGCAACGTGATCGAGGCGCCCACCCTGCACCGCGAGGGCGGCGTGTACTACCTGCTGTACTCGGCGGGCCCCTTCAACAGCGACCTGTACGCGGTGGGCTACGCGACCGCCTCCCGGGTCACCGGGCCCTACCGCAAGGCGCCCGAGAACCCCATCCTCGTGAGCAAGGGCACGGTCGCCGGGCCGGGGCACCAGACGGTCATCACCGACGGGGCGGGGCGCACCTGGCTCGCCTACCACGCCTGGACGGCGGGGCGCATCGGGGACGACGTGGGCTACCGCAGCCTGTACCTCGACCGGGTGACCTTCGGCGGCGGCAAAGTACGGGTGAGTGGCCCGACCGTGACCCCGCAGGCGAGGCCGACACCCTGA
- a CDS encoding carbohydrate ABC transporter permease, which produces MAAPARDLPAVATTRDAPPRRGPRDVPRFLLLCLLALLFLAPMYWMITTSIKPETDVISTPTQWFPARPTLENYREVLTSPDGNILRWMWNSFFVATVYTVLHVALCALTAYPLARMRFPGRDAIFWFILGSLMIPGVITLIPSYLMMIRFDWINSFHSLIWPGLAGAFGVFLLRQFFMGLPKELEEAARLDGANSLQVLWHVILPLSIPSLVTLAVFAFMGSWNNFIWPTFVITDLDKLTLPVGVNTFSQRYVTEYGKLMASTAIASIPVLIAYLLAQRYLIAGLSTTGMKE; this is translated from the coding sequence ATGGCCGCGCCCGCCCGCGACCTTCCGGCGGTCGCCACCACGCGTGACGCCCCGCCCCGCCGTGGCCCGCGCGACGTGCCGCGCTTCTTGCTGCTGTGCCTGCTCGCCCTGCTCTTCCTGGCGCCGATGTACTGGATGATCACCACCTCGATCAAGCCCGAGACGGACGTGATCTCCACGCCGACCCAGTGGTTCCCGGCGCGCCCCACCCTGGAGAACTACCGCGAGGTGCTGACTTCCCCGGACGGCAACATCCTCCGGTGGATGTGGAACTCCTTTTTCGTGGCGACCGTCTACACGGTGCTTCACGTCGCCCTGTGCGCCCTGACGGCCTATCCCCTCGCGCGGATGCGGTTCCCGGGCCGCGACGCGATCTTCTGGTTCATCCTCGGCTCGCTGATGATCCCGGGCGTGATCACCCTGATCCCGTCGTACCTGATGATGATCCGCTTCGACTGGATCAACTCCTTCCACTCGCTGATCTGGCCGGGGCTGGCGGGGGCGTTCGGCGTCTTTCTGCTGCGGCAGTTTTTCATGGGGCTGCCCAAGGAACTGGAGGAGGCCGCGCGGCTCGACGGCGCGAACTCCCTCCAGGTGCTGTGGCACGTGATCTTGCCGCTGAGTATCCCCTCGCTCGTGACGCTGGCCGTCTTCGCCTTCATGGGCTCGTGGAACAACTTCATCTGGCCCACCTTCGTGATCACCGATCTCGACAAGCTCACCCTGCCCGTCGGCGTGAACACCTTCTCGCAGCGCTACGTCACCGAGTACGGCAAGCTGATGGCCTCGACTGCCATCGCCTCGATTCCGGTGCTGATCGCCTACCTGCTCGCCCAGCGCTACCTGATCGCGGGTCTGTCGACCACCGGAATGAAGGAGTGA
- a CDS encoding carbohydrate ABC transporter permease, with translation MSLSLPRENVPPRRRRSFENSGLTPYLYLLPFMLLFLVFVVYPVGYGFWVSLHRWDLLAETRPFVGLEYYRNLFDFSTPQAQFFWNSMRNTGFFTILSVPLLVAVSLGLALLLYRPIFGRSFFRAVFFLPGILTVSVMGILWRWMFDNQIGLVNAVRTDLLGLQPLPFLSSEGLAWIPVVVGTLWWTIGFNMTLYLAALGNISQSLYEAAEIDGATAWPKFRFITWPLLGPVTLFVFVTTVLASFQLFGQTLVITNGGPNRTTQSAIQYITEEAFTNNQFSSAAAMSFMFGLAMLIFTVLQFRIMARDAREGT, from the coding sequence ATGAGCCTCAGCCTGCCGCGCGAGAACGTTCCGCCCCGGCGGCGGCGCAGCTTCGAGAACAGCGGGCTGACGCCGTACCTGTATCTGCTGCCCTTCATGCTGCTGTTCTTGGTCTTCGTGGTGTATCCGGTCGGGTACGGCTTCTGGGTGAGCCTGCACCGCTGGGACCTGCTCGCCGAGACGCGGCCTTTCGTGGGGCTGGAGTACTACCGCAACCTCTTCGATTTCAGCACCCCGCAGGCGCAGTTTTTCTGGAACTCGATGCGCAACACGGGCTTTTTCACCATCCTGAGCGTGCCGCTGCTCGTGGCCGTGTCGCTGGGGCTCGCGCTGCTGCTCTACCGGCCCATCTTCGGGCGCAGCTTTTTCCGGGCGGTGTTCTTTCTGCCGGGCATCCTGACCGTCTCGGTGATGGGCATCTTGTGGCGCTGGATGTTCGACAACCAGATCGGGCTCGTGAACGCGGTGCGCACCGACCTGCTGGGCCTTCAGCCGCTGCCCTTCCTGTCCTCCGAAGGGCTCGCCTGGATTCCGGTCGTCGTCGGGACGCTGTGGTGGACCATCGGCTTCAACATGACGCTCTACCTCGCCGCGCTCGGCAACATCTCCCAGAGCCTCTACGAGGCCGCCGAGATCGACGGCGCGACCGCGTGGCCCAAGTTCCGCTTCATCACCTGGCCGCTGCTCGGGCCCGTGACCCTCTTCGTGTTCGTGACGACGGTGCTGGCGAGCTTCCAGCTCTTCGGGCAGACCCTGGTGATCACCAACGGCGGGCCCAACCGCACGACCCAGAGTGCCATCCAGTACATCACCGAGGAGGCCTTTACGAACAACCAGTTCTCCAGCGCCGCCGCGATGTCGTTCATGTTCGGGCTCGCCATGCTGATCTTCACGGTGTTGCAGTTCCGGATCATGGCGCGCGACGCCCGGGAAGGAACCTGA
- a CDS encoding ABC transporter substrate-binding protein: protein MKRIPAARRTALLALLALGAAGAQSSTQSAYTGPRVQLTFLHGFTGADRPVMERLIQQFNAAHPNIQVRGQAQPWGTTWQQLPSLVASGRAPDVVVINEDQITNFIARGAVSPLTDAELRTAGIDKARYYGPLFQTANYEGKSYGVPISSVAYVMFYNKDLMQKSGVTKVPTTRAELLRAAQQCTTDTSGKKAGQAGFNKANLSTWGMSLYNNWVGSRLAYAAILQNGGSLVDRNLNANFNSPQAVEAVQFLVDLVQKHGVARPNSTEEAELAAFSQGKVCFFPSGQWYTDRFEQQKLNFGVAFVPRIGNQKDAAWGGSSHLTLPRQRAGYDANKRRASLEFMDWMTAPAQNLAWTEAGSLPVSPVVARDKKFEGRPIAGVFSKLGSIYATSGFPWGGQVLGPFDNAWANAYSGKQSVKAALDAGVSEANKQITQARKSFQ from the coding sequence ATGAAGCGCATTCCCGCCGCCCGCCGCACTGCCCTGCTCGCCCTGCTCGCCCTGGGGGCCGCCGGGGCCCAGTCCTCCACCCAGTCGGCCTACACCGGCCCCCGGGTGCAGCTCACCTTCCTGCACGGCTTCACCGGCGCCGACCGGCCCGTGATGGAGCGCCTGATTCAGCAGTTCAACGCCGCCCACCCCAACATCCAGGTGCGGGGGCAGGCGCAGCCGTGGGGCACGACCTGGCAGCAGCTCCCGTCGCTCGTCGCCTCGGGCCGGGCGCCCGACGTGGTGGTGATCAACGAGGACCAGATCACCAACTTCATCGCGCGCGGGGCCGTGTCGCCGCTGACCGACGCGGAGCTGCGCACGGCGGGCATCGACAAGGCGCGCTACTACGGGCCGCTGTTCCAGACGGCCAACTACGAGGGCAAGTCCTACGGGGTGCCCATCTCGTCGGTCGCGTACGTGATGTTTTACAACAAGGACCTGATGCAGAAGTCGGGCGTCACCAAGGTGCCCACCACCCGCGCCGAACTCCTGCGGGCCGCCCAGCAGTGCACGACCGACACGAGCGGCAAGAAGGCCGGTCAGGCGGGCTTCAACAAGGCGAACCTCAGCACCTGGGGCATGAGCCTGTACAACAACTGGGTGGGCTCGCGACTCGCCTACGCCGCCATCTTGCAAAACGGCGGCTCGCTCGTGGACCGAAACCTCAACGCCAACTTCAACTCCCCGCAGGCGGTCGAGGCCGTGCAGTTCCTGGTGGACCTCGTGCAAAAGCATGGCGTGGCCCGCCCGAACAGCACCGAGGAGGCCGAACTCGCGGCTTTCAGCCAGGGCAAGGTCTGCTTCTTCCCCAGCGGGCAGTGGTACACCGACCGCTTCGAGCAGCAGAAGCTGAACTTCGGCGTGGCCTTTGTGCCGCGCATCGGCAATCAGAAAGACGCCGCGTGGGGCGGGTCGAGCCACCTGACCCTCCCGCGCCAGCGCGCCGGGTACGACGCCAACAAGCGCCGGGCCTCGCTGGAGTTCATGGACTGGATGACCGCGCCCGCCCAGAACCTGGCGTGGACCGAGGCGGGCAGCCTGCCGGTGTCGCCCGTCGTCGCGCGCGACAAGAAGTTCGAGGGCCGGCCTATCGCGGGCGTGTTCAGCAAGCTCGGCAGCATCTACGCCACGAGCGGCTTCCCCTGGGGCGGCCAGGTGCTCGGGCCCTTCGACAACGCCTGGGCGAACGCCTACAGCGGCAAGCAGAGCGTGAAAGCCGCCCTCGACGCCGGGGTGAGCGAGGCCAACAAGCAGATCACGCAGGCCCGCAAGTCCTTCCAGTAA
- a CDS encoding SDR family oxidoreductase → MGMLEGKVAFVTGGASGIGAGTARRFAEEGAQVMIADVQPQEGARVQGEIVAAGGQAAYVDCDVSDPQAVRAAVEATVSQFGGLDVVFANAGINGVWAPIDELQPEEWDRTLDINLKGTYLTVHFAVPHLKARGGGSIIITSSVNGNRTFSSPGASAYSTSKAGQVAFMKMIALELGRHGIRCNAVCPGLIHTNIEERTEHRNTEEIGIEVELPQGSPALNEGEGDPVDVADTCLFLASNLGRHVSGVEIYVDGGASLLR, encoded by the coding sequence ATGGGAATGCTGGAGGGGAAGGTCGCTTTCGTCACCGGGGGTGCGAGCGGGATCGGGGCGGGGACGGCGCGGCGGTTCGCCGAGGAGGGGGCGCAGGTCATGATCGCGGACGTGCAGCCGCAGGAGGGCGCGCGCGTGCAGGGCGAGATCGTCGCCGCGGGGGGGCAGGCCGCCTACGTGGACTGCGACGTGAGCGACCCGCAGGCCGTGCGCGCGGCGGTCGAGGCCACCGTCTCGCAGTTCGGGGGGCTCGACGTCGTGTTCGCCAACGCGGGCATCAACGGGGTGTGGGCCCCCATCGACGAGCTCCAGCCGGAGGAGTGGGACCGCACCCTCGACATCAACCTCAAGGGCACGTACCTCACCGTGCATTTCGCGGTGCCGCACCTCAAGGCGCGGGGCGGCGGCAGCATCATCATCACGAGCAGCGTGAACGGCAACCGCACCTTCTCCAGCCCGGGCGCGAGCGCCTACAGCACCTCCAAGGCCGGGCAGGTCGCCTTCATGAAGATGATCGCCCTGGAGCTGGGGCGCCACGGGATTCGTTGCAACGCGGTGTGCCCGGGCCTGATCCACACGAACATCGAGGAGCGCACCGAGCACCGCAACACGGAAGAGATCGGCATCGAGGTCGAGCTGCCGCAGGGCAGCCCGGCGCTCAACGAGGGTGAGGGCGACCCCGTGGACGTGGCGGACACCTGCCTCTTCCTGGCCTCCAACCTCGGGCGGCACGTTTCGGGCGTGGAGATCTACGTGGACGGCGGGGCGTCGCTGCTGCGCTGA
- a CDS encoding GGDEF domain-containing protein gives MTRPPAPLPSIFTDEYVRALERVIGRILPVVGSAELMRAALEWGPHPLSAWLNLVFGLVFLLGFFGMLVFRRSRLRVIRLTFFGATGVALAFDALGFQLLPPGLSVEDTAYLVTARHIYLPLVMMVCSWLVFPSPWSQRLALGVGVLSLGLKAAAGVQAVFSGLATPGGVVNLLVLHALVVGSFYLLLQVLTVVYMRQARLEQERGVLERFAHVDDLTGLLNRRAFDHALGAASGQASRHLDPLSLIAFDLDAFKRVNDAYGHPVGDRVLRELAALARRELRAGDLLARWGGEEFVWLLPGADLGAAARAAERLRAAVEAHDFRVGRVTLSLGVAGWRSGDDPQALFRRADDLLYTAKRGGRNRVEVDPGPPP, from the coding sequence ATGACGCGACCCCCCGCCCCCCTTCCCTCCATCTTCACCGACGAGTACGTCCGCGCGCTCGAACGGGTGATCGGGCGCATCCTGCCCGTCGTGGGATCGGCGGAACTCATGCGCGCCGCGCTGGAGTGGGGGCCGCATCCCCTGAGCGCTTGGCTGAATCTGGTGTTCGGGCTGGTGTTCCTGCTGGGTTTTTTCGGGATGCTCGTCTTCCGGCGCTCGCGGCTGCGGGTGATCCGGCTGACCTTTTTCGGGGCGACGGGGGTGGCCCTCGCCTTCGACGCGCTGGGCTTCCAGCTCCTGCCGCCGGGCCTGAGCGTGGAGGACACCGCCTACCTCGTGACGGCCCGCCACATCTACCTGCCGCTGGTCATGATGGTGTGCTCGTGGCTGGTCTTCCCGTCGCCGTGGTCGCAGCGCCTCGCCCTGGGGGTGGGCGTGCTCAGCCTGGGCCTCAAGGCGGCGGCGGGCGTCCAGGCGGTCTTCTCGGGGCTGGCGACCCCCGGCGGGGTGGTGAACCTGCTCGTTCTCCACGCGCTCGTGGTGGGGTCCTTTTACCTCCTGCTCCAGGTGCTCACGGTGGTGTACATGCGCCAGGCGCGGCTGGAGCAAGAACGCGGCGTGCTGGAACGCTTCGCCCACGTGGACGACCTGACGGGGCTGCTCAACCGCCGCGCCTTCGACCACGCCCTCGGCGCCGCCTCCGGGCAGGCCTCCCGCCACCTCGACCCGCTGAGCCTGATCGCCTTCGACCTCGACGCCTTCAAGCGGGTGAACGACGCGTACGGCCACCCGGTGGGAGACCGCGTGCTGCGCGAGCTGGCGGCCCTCGCCCGGCGGGAGCTGCGCGCGGGCGACCTGCTGGCCCGCTGGGGCGGCGAGGAGTTCGTCTGGCTGCTGCCGGGCGCCGACCTGGGGGCCGCCGCCCGCGCCGCCGAGCGCCTGCGCGCCGCCGTGGAGGCCCACGACTTCCGGGTGGGCCGGGTGACCCTCAGCCTGGGGGTGGCGGGGTGGCGGTCCGGCGACGACCCGCAAGCCCTCTTCCGCCGCGCCGACGACCTGCTCTACACGGCCAAACGGGGGGGCCGCAACCGGGTCGAGGTGGACCCGGGACCCCCGCCCTGA
- a CDS encoding mechanosensitive ion channel family protein: protein MHLNIEAAWTRLQGMLQSLIAAIPNLSIGVGVFALFLFAAGLARRAVHSLTERAGHQPGTALVFSRLASWAVLALGGLVALTIIIPELNAASLFGALGVSGIAIGFAFKDIFQNLLAGLLILLTRPFRIGDQIVSGDHEGTVEDIQVRATLIRTYDNRQIVIPNSELFTNRVVVNTAYERRRLDVGLTVGFDEDLATVKRIILEAVAGLRDVLKDPAPRVVVRTYDDLGVNLEVRFWIEPPVRREAILAQDEVLEAIVPALREAGITPARPTRHVLLRREEGGPPPDEAGQTEWVGGGEVPRRRPG from the coding sequence ATGCACCTGAACATCGAGGCCGCCTGGACCCGGCTTCAGGGGATGCTCCAGAGCCTGATCGCCGCCATCCCGAACCTGTCGATCGGGGTGGGTGTCTTCGCGCTGTTCCTGTTCGCCGCCGGGTTGGCCCGCCGCGCCGTCCACTCCCTCACCGAGCGGGCGGGGCACCAGCCGGGCACGGCGCTCGTGTTCTCGCGGCTCGCCTCGTGGGCGGTGCTCGCCCTCGGGGGGCTGGTGGCCCTGACGATCATCATCCCCGAACTCAACGCGGCGTCTCTCTTCGGGGCGCTCGGCGTGAGCGGCATCGCCATAGGATTTGCCTTCAAGGACATCTTCCAGAACCTGCTCGCGGGGTTGCTGATCCTCCTGACCCGCCCTTTCCGCATCGGCGACCAGATCGTGAGCGGCGACCACGAGGGCACGGTGGAGGACATCCAGGTTCGCGCCACCTTGATCCGCACCTACGACAACCGCCAGATCGTGATTCCCAACAGCGAGCTGTTCACCAACCGGGTGGTCGTGAACACCGCCTACGAGCGGCGGCGCCTCGACGTGGGCCTCACGGTGGGGTTCGACGAGGACCTCGCCACGGTCAAACGGATCATTCTGGAGGCCGTCGCCGGGCTGAGGGACGTGCTGAAAGACCCCGCCCCCCGGGTCGTCGTGCGCACCTACGACGACCTCGGCGTGAACCTGGAGGTGAGGTTCTGGATCGAGCCCCCCGTGCGCCGCGAGGCGATTCTCGCCCAGGACGAGGTGCTGGAGGCCATCGTGCCCGCGCTGCGGGAGGCCGGGATCACCCCCGCGCGGCCCACCCGGCACGTCCTGCTGCGCCGGGAGGAGGGTGGGCCGCCCCCGGACGAGGCCGGGCAGACCGAGTGGGTGGGGGGAGGGGAGGTCCCCCGGCGGCGGCCCGGATAA
- a CDS encoding haloalkane dehalogenase, whose product MPSPPLPSPADPHPRRRLPVLDSEIAFVDTGGDLPPVVFLHGNPTSSYLWRSVLPEVEPLGRCLAPDLIGMGESGKAPGGSYTIADHARYLDAWLGALDLRQVTLVLHDWGGALGFDWARRHPERVARLAYMETIVTPLGWDDWDPGGRGIFRAMRGPGGEEIILQKNVFVERILPSSVIRPLGEEELEAYRAPFREPGEARRPMLTFPRQLPIEGVPEDVVARVEAYGAWLSVSPVPKLFVNAEPGSILVGRQREFCRSWPNQREVTVAGRHFLQEDSPQEIGRAVAAFIRETPLG is encoded by the coding sequence ATGCCGAGCCCCCCTCTCCCCTCCCCCGCCGACCCCCACCCGCGGCGGCGCCTCCCCGTCCTCGACTCCGAGATCGCTTTCGTGGACACGGGCGGCGACCTCCCCCCGGTCGTCTTCCTGCACGGCAACCCCACCTCGTCGTACCTGTGGCGCAGCGTCCTGCCCGAGGTCGAGCCGCTCGGGCGCTGCCTCGCCCCCGACCTGATCGGGATGGGGGAGTCGGGGAAGGCGCCAGGCGGGAGCTACACCATCGCGGATCACGCCCGCTACCTCGACGCGTGGCTGGGCGCACTCGACCTGCGACAGGTCACGCTCGTGCTCCACGACTGGGGCGGGGCGCTGGGGTTTGACTGGGCGCGGCGGCATCCGGAGCGGGTGGCCCGGCTCGCGTACATGGAGACCATCGTGACGCCGCTGGGCTGGGACGACTGGGACCCGGGCGGGCGGGGCATCTTCCGGGCGATGCGCGGCCCCGGCGGGGAGGAGATCATCCTCCAGAAAAACGTCTTCGTCGAGCGGATTTTGCCCTCGTCGGTGATCCGCCCCCTCGGCGAGGAGGAGCTGGAGGCCTACCGCGCCCCCTTCCGCGAGCCCGGCGAGGCGAGGCGGCCCATGCTCACCTTTCCCCGGCAACTGCCCATCGAGGGCGTGCCGGAGGACGTGGTGGCCCGGGTGGAGGCTTACGGCGCGTGGCTGAGCGTCAGCCCGGTGCCCAAGCTCTTCGTCAACGCCGAGCCCGGCTCCATCCTCGTCGGGCGCCAGCGCGAGTTCTGCCGCTCGTGGCCGAATCAGCGGGAGGTGACGGTGGCGGGGCGGCACTTCCTCCAGGAGGACTCGCCGCAGGAGATCGGGCGGGCGGTGGCGGCCTTCATCCGGGAGACGCCGTTGGGGTAG